A genomic stretch from Nodosilinea sp. E11 includes:
- a CDS encoding DUF433 domain-containing protein, with translation MPASTMTMDERTLLERITVDPKLFGGRPIIQGRAITVEGVLATMVAGASPEEVLIVYPELSREDVLACLEYARRLVAVMRLKGTDLTPR, from the coding sequence ATGCCTGCCTCAACTATGACGATGGATGAAAGAACGCTCCTAGAGCGGATTACGGTAGACCCGAAACTGTTTGGGGGCAGGCCCATTATTCAGGGGCGGGCGATCACGGTAGAGGGAGTCCTGGCCACTATGGTTGCTGGGGCTTCTCCAGAAGAGGTTTTGATCGTCTATCCGGAGCTAAGCCGAGAGGATGTGCTGGCCTGTCTGGAGTATGCCCGTCGGTTGGTTGCCGTCATGCGGCTAAAAGGTACGGATTTAACGCCTAGGTGA